The following coding sequences lie in one Apium graveolens cultivar Ventura chromosome 3, ASM990537v1, whole genome shotgun sequence genomic window:
- the LOC141711986 gene encoding ATP synthase delta chain, chloroplastic-like has translation MATLQQTPITFQCRSPCAQYTPTKPHTLSFSGGLRLPKLTLSVKSRRRGGARMSDSVASSYANALADVAQSNGTLEATAADLEKLNQLFSEEAVFNYFINPTVTVEDKNKLVDAYTKEANLQPHISNFLNILIDMKRIDEIKAIAKEFEITFNKMTETELAVVTSVVQLDEANLEQIAKGVQKLTGAKNVKIKTEIDESLVAGFTIRYGNGGSKLIDMSVKKQLEEIAETLEVGDIQLVG, from the coding sequence ATGGCAACTCTACAACAAACTCCGATCACATTCCAATGCCGATCACCTTGTGCTCAGTACACGCCTACGAAACCACACACTCTCTCTTTCTCTGGTGGCCTCCGTCTACCCAAACTCACCCTTAGTGTAAAATCACGTCGTCGGGGTGGTGCTAGAATGTCTGACAGTGTGGCTAGCAGCTACGCTAATGCACTTGCTGATGTAGCCCAATCAAATGGAACACTGGAAGCAACTGCAGCTGATCTGGAGAAACTTAATCAGCTTTTCTCCGAAGAAGCTGTGTTTAACTACTTCATTAACCCCACTGTCACTGTAGAGGATAAAAATAAACTAGTTGATGCGTATACAAAGGAGGCCAATCTACAACCTCACATTTCCAATTTCTTGAACATTTTGATTGATATGAAGAGAATTGACGAGATTAAGGCAATTGCTAAGGAGTTTGAAATCACGTTTAATAAGATGACTGAGACGGAGCTGGCTGTGGTCACTTCTGTTGTGCAATTGGATGAGGCAAACTTGGAGCAGATTGCTAAAGGAGTGCAGAAACTCACTGGAGCTAAAAATGTCAAAATTAAGACCGAGATTGATGAGTCACTTGTTGCCGGTTTTACGATCAGGTACGGAAATGGAGGTTCCAAATTGATTGATATGAGTGTCAAGAAACAACTTGAAGAGATCGCTGAGACGCTCGAGGTTGGTGATATTCAATTGGTTGGATGA